The Pedobacter mucosus genome window below encodes:
- a CDS encoding GLPGLI family protein codes for MKTTIKYTILFAVIFISNNLFAQNVHFVQNGVIEFEKRSNMYALIKKKINKENESWIQPAYDQYKKSNPQFKVAKSILHFNKDKSLYKWPETEEVMNNNWVSRDMFADLKNTVATNFDTQSSITQKSVYEETYLVKDSVRKINWKITDETRDIAGYECRRANAVIMDSVYVVAYYTNQIAVSGGPESFTGLPGMILGLALPHENITWFATKITEINVPEKDLVSPVKGKPTTNKGLADVITKAFKNYGPEALSEIKIFSF; via the coding sequence ATGAAAACTACAATAAAGTATACCATCTTATTTGCTGTTATTTTCATCAGCAATAATTTATTCGCCCAAAATGTGCATTTCGTACAAAATGGCGTTATCGAGTTCGAAAAAAGATCGAATATGTATGCGTTGATTAAAAAGAAAATCAACAAGGAAAACGAATCGTGGATTCAGCCAGCATACGATCAATACAAAAAAAGTAATCCGCAGTTTAAGGTTGCTAAAAGTATACTGCATTTTAATAAGGATAAAAGTCTTTACAAGTGGCCAGAAACAGAAGAAGTAATGAATAATAATTGGGTTTCGAGAGATATGTTTGCTGATTTAAAAAACACGGTTGCAACAAATTTTGATACTCAATCTAGCATAACGCAAAAATCAGTTTATGAAGAAACCTATCTTGTTAAGGATAGTGTTCGCAAAATAAATTGGAAAATTACGGACGAAACTCGTGATATTGCAGGTTACGAATGTCGCCGAGCCAACGCAGTAATTATGGATTCTGTTTATGTAGTGGCTTATTACACTAATCAAATCGCAGTTTCCGGCGGACCAGAATCTTTTACAGGTTTGCCAGGAATGATTCTGGGGCTAGCACTGCCACATGAAAACATAACTTGGTTTGCTACGAAAATTACTGAAATCAATGTTCCAGAAAAAGATTTGGTTTCCCCAGTAAAAGGAAAGCCCACCACAAATAAAGGTTTAGCGGACGTAATTACAAAAGCATTTAAAAATTACGGTCCAGAAGCGTTATCTGAAATCAAAATTTTCTCCTTTTAA
- a CDS encoding Crp/Fnr family transcriptional regulator, with product MYKALYNHINRFVDLNNDEQEILASLLKSFSFKKKAYLLEEGQICRANYFVVKGCLRLYFIDIKGVEQTTQFAIENWWLTDLTSFLIQQPSEFFIQAAETTEVIAIEHHQYDEMFKILPKIERYFRLILQKNHQAAQRRIKFLSSFTAEERYRHFNGLFPEFVQRIPQYMLASYLGFTPGFLSKIRAKKVF from the coding sequence ATGTACAAAGCCCTTTATAATCACATCAATAGATTTGTAGATTTGAATAACGATGAACAAGAAATTCTTGCATCGTTACTCAAATCTTTTTCGTTTAAAAAGAAAGCTTATTTACTTGAAGAAGGACAAATTTGCAGGGCGAATTATTTTGTTGTAAAGGGCTGCTTACGCCTTTATTTTATTGATATAAAAGGTGTAGAACAAACTACCCAATTCGCAATAGAAAACTGGTGGTTAACCGACCTTACCAGTTTCTTAATTCAGCAACCTTCTGAGTTTTTTATCCAGGCGGCAGAAACAACAGAAGTAATTGCAATTGAACATCATCAGTATGATGAAATGTTTAAAATACTGCCAAAAATAGAAAGGTATTTTAGGCTGATTTTACAAAAGAATCATCAAGCTGCGCAAAGAAGAATTAAGTTTTTATCAAGCTTTACTGCTGAAGAAAGATACCGTCATTTCAATGGCTTATTTCCTGAATTTGTACAACGCATTCCCCAATATATGCTGGCCTCGTATTTGGGTTTTACACCAGGATTTTTAAGTAAAATCAGAGCTAAGAAAGTTTTTTAA
- a CDS encoding carboxymuconolactone decarboxylase family protein: MESRINIQKVEPVAYQAMYGLEKYLSTSIVNPIQLELIKMRASQINGCAFCLNMHSIDARKLGETEQRLYLLNAWKETNLFTEEEQAILALTEEVTLISNHVSDATYQRAAALFSEQYLAQIIMAIVTINAWNRLAITAKVMVG, from the coding sequence ATGGAAAGTAGAATCAACATCCAAAAAGTAGAACCAGTAGCTTACCAAGCAATGTATGGTTTAGAAAAATATTTATCAACTAGCATTGTAAATCCTATTCAGCTTGAGTTAATTAAAATGAGAGCTTCGCAAATAAATGGATGTGCATTTTGTTTAAATATGCATTCAATAGATGCCCGTAAATTGGGTGAAACGGAGCAACGTTTATACTTGCTAAATGCCTGGAAAGAAACTAATTTGTTTACCGAAGAAGAGCAAGCAATTTTGGCTTTAACAGAAGAAGTAACACTTATTTCCAACCATGTATCTGATGCAACATATCAGCGGGCAGCCGCTTTATTTAGCGAACAGTATTTAGCCCAAATTATTATGGCAATCGTTACGATAAATGCTTGGAATAGATTGGCAATTACGGCTAAAGTGATGGTTGGGTAG
- a CDS encoding GIY-YIG nuclease family protein — protein sequence MSFVSEFKLNSVMERGGSIYIMTNFLRTTLYVGVTSDLLVRIVEHRSGKYSNSFTSRYNLTICVFHKMFPNIEEAIAREKQVKKWRREKKDELIFQMNPEWKDLWNNIKEW from the coding sequence ATGTCTTTTGTATCCGAATTTAAGCTAAATTCGGTTATGGAAAGAGGTGGCAGTATTTATATAATGACAAACTTTTTAAGAACGACATTGTATGTTGGTGTTACTTCAGATTTGTTGGTAAGAATAGTTGAACATAGAAGCGGAAAGTATTCAAATTCATTTACATCAAGATATAATTTAACGATTTGCGTTTTTCATAAAATGTTTCCGAATATCGAAGAAGCTATCGCAAGAGAAAAACAAGTAAAGAAATGGAGACGAGAGAAAAAAGATGAATTAATTTTTCAAATGAATCCTGAATGGAAAGATTTGTGGAATAATATCAAAGAGTGGTAA
- a CDS encoding glycoside hydrolase family 43 protein: protein MKYFTLIVVLCSFSFAVMAQQLPGSKNISKVWVADQGNGTYKNPIINADYSDPDAIRVGDDYYLVASSFDAVPGLPILHSKDLVNWKIVSHALLRQPPFEHFEKTQHGNGVWAPSIRYRNGEFYIYYPDPDFGIYLTKAKSVTGEWSAPKLVAAGKGLIDPCPLWDDDNKAYLAYAYAGSRAGVKSVLAVMPLSADGTKSIGTGTIIYDGHELDPTIEGPKFYKRNGYYYIFAPAGGVSTGWQLVLRSKNVYGPYERKVVMDEGNSKVNGPHQGAWVNTQTGEDWFLHFQDKDAYGRVVHLQPMKWVNNWPVIGNDKDGDGKGEPVLVYKKPNVGKVYPIETPAESDEFITQKLGLQWQWQANPQPTWAFTDAVNGTLKLYTAKIPNEAKNLWDVPNLLMQKFPADVFTATTKLTFKPNPKLENEKTGLVIMGRSYAQVSVKSKKDSLYLVYGICANADKGKSESEKEIIKLKSSTVYLKVEVSAGAKCKFSFSEDGKNFTSAGEEFQATAGQWIGAKMGIFAIRDTQTNDSGIAEFDWFRVGK, encoded by the coding sequence ATGAAATACTTCACGTTAATAGTCGTTTTATGCAGTTTCAGCTTTGCTGTTATGGCACAACAGTTACCTGGTTCCAAAAATATTTCGAAAGTTTGGGTTGCAGATCAAGGCAATGGAACTTATAAAAATCCGATAATAAATGCCGATTATTCTGATCCTGATGCAATTCGTGTTGGAGATGATTACTATTTGGTGGCCTCTAGTTTTGACGCTGTACCGGGTTTACCCATTTTACACTCTAAAGATCTGGTGAATTGGAAGATCGTGAGTCATGCTTTACTTCGTCAACCTCCTTTTGAACATTTTGAAAAAACACAGCATGGAAATGGAGTTTGGGCACCTTCCATTCGTTATCGAAATGGAGAATTTTATATTTACTACCCAGATCCTGATTTCGGCATTTATTTAACAAAAGCCAAAAGTGTTACAGGAGAATGGTCGGCGCCAAAGTTGGTAGCTGCTGGCAAAGGATTGATTGATCCTTGTCCGCTATGGGATGATGATAACAAAGCTTATTTGGCATATGCATATGCCGGTAGTAGAGCAGGTGTAAAAAGTGTTTTGGCTGTGATGCCGCTTAGCGCAGATGGCACAAAATCTATTGGAACTGGCACTATTATTTACGATGGCCACGAGCTAGATCCAACCATTGAAGGACCAAAATTTTACAAACGCAATGGTTATTATTACATTTTTGCTCCTGCCGGAGGTGTTTCTACAGGATGGCAATTGGTATTACGCAGTAAAAATGTTTATGGTCCTTACGAGCGAAAAGTAGTAATGGATGAAGGAAATTCAAAGGTAAATGGTCCGCATCAAGGCGCCTGGGTGAATACACAAACTGGTGAAGATTGGTTTTTGCACTTTCAGGATAAGGATGCTTATGGCCGCGTGGTCCATCTGCAGCCTATGAAATGGGTAAATAATTGGCCAGTTATTGGTAATGATAAAGATGGCGATGGAAAAGGCGAGCCGGTTTTAGTGTATAAAAAACCCAATGTTGGTAAAGTTTATCCAATAGAAACTCCTGCTGAAAGTGACGAGTTTATAACGCAAAAATTAGGTTTGCAATGGCAATGGCAAGCCAATCCACAGCCAACCTGGGCATTCACTGATGCTGTAAACGGCACTCTGAAACTTTATACAGCGAAGATTCCTAATGAAGCAAAAAACCTTTGGGATGTTCCAAATTTATTGATGCAAAAATTTCCTGCTGATGTATTTACAGCCACCACAAAATTGACGTTCAAACCAAATCCAAAATTAGAAAATGAAAAAACTGGTTTAGTGATAATGGGTAGAAGTTATGCTCAAGTTAGTGTTAAAAGCAAAAAAGATAGCCTTTATCTGGTTTATGGAATTTGTGCAAATGCGGATAAGGGAAAGAGCGAAAGTGAGAAAGAGATTATCAAGCTAAAATCCTCAACAGTCTATTTAAAAGTTGAGGTTTCAGCTGGAGCAAAATGCAAATTTAGTTTTAGTGAAGATGGAAAGAATTTCACTTCTGCAGGCGAGGAGTTTCAGGCAACCGCCGGACAATGGATCGGTGCAAAAATGGGAATATTCGCCATAAGAGATACGCAAACTAATGATTCGGGAATAGCCGAATTTGATTGGTTTAGGGTGGGAAAGTAA
- a CDS encoding pectinesterase family protein has product MKSIILLFLTIISFSVQASKIKPDFTVAVDGSGDFKTVQEAIHAVPDFRNKITIIFIKKGIYKEKLVLAASKKNVKFIGESLNETILTYDDFAQKKNAFGEDKGTSGSSSFYIYGEGFSAENITFENSSGPVGQAVAVWAGGDKLIFTNCRFLGFQDTLYTNGGNNRQYYKNCYIEGTVDFIFGASTAWFESCTIFCKKAGYITAASTADTTKFGYVFNKCKIVGDAPDNSFYLGRPWRPFAKVAYLNCELPALIRPEGWNNWGKESNEKTASYAEYRSVGKGANVDKRVGWSHQMTKEAYKSYILENVFQGWNPEVK; this is encoded by the coding sequence ATGAAATCAATCATTTTACTTTTTTTAACCATTATTTCGTTTTCAGTGCAGGCTAGTAAAATTAAACCCGATTTTACTGTAGCAGTTGATGGGAGTGGCGATTTTAAAACCGTTCAGGAAGCTATCCACGCGGTTCCGGATTTTAGAAATAAAATCACCATAATTTTTATTAAAAAGGGCATCTATAAAGAAAAATTGGTTTTAGCGGCCTCCAAGAAAAATGTGAAATTTATTGGCGAAAGCTTAAATGAAACCATTTTGACGTATGATGATTTTGCGCAAAAGAAAAATGCTTTCGGAGAAGATAAAGGAACTTCAGGATCATCAAGTTTTTACATTTATGGCGAAGGTTTTTCTGCTGAAAACATCACTTTCGAAAATTCTTCCGGACCTGTCGGACAAGCAGTCGCGGTTTGGGCTGGTGGAGATAAACTGATATTTACCAATTGTAGGTTTTTAGGTTTTCAGGATACACTTTATACTAATGGAGGAAATAATCGCCAATATTATAAAAACTGTTATATTGAAGGTACGGTTGATTTTATTTTCGGTGCCTCAACGGCATGGTTTGAAAGCTGCACCATTTTCTGTAAAAAGGCAGGTTACATCACTGCAGCATCAACAGCTGATACCACAAAATTTGGTTATGTTTTTAATAAATGCAAAATTGTTGGCGATGCGCCAGATAACAGTTTTTATCTCGGTCGCCCTTGGAGGCCTTTTGCTAAAGTGGCTTATTTAAATTGTGAGTTACCTGCTTTAATCCGACCAGAAGGCTGGAACAATTGGGGGAAGGAAAGTAATGAAAAAACGGCTTCTTATGCAGAATATAGGAGCGTTGGAAAAGGAGCAAATGTAGATAAAAGAGTAGGTTGGTCGCATCAAATGACTAAAGAAGCGTATAAAAGTTACATTTTAGAAAACGTTTTCCAAGGTTGGAATCCAGAGGTGAAATAG
- a CDS encoding glycoside hydrolase family 28 protein — translation MNKLSVNLRRIKAALTCITLSLASFAQAQNKPLPIIKQVKFKADTTNITSFGAKGDGLFLNTQIINKAIASVSLKGGGVVLIPSGLWLSGPIELKSNVNLHLKRDAILQFTDDFNQYKLIEGNWEGQPTWRNQSPISGTNLQNIAITGSGIIDGNGGAWRMVKKDKLTESQWKTLVATGGIVSEDGKMWYPSAKVLKGAKTRDIGIIKKGQTAADFDDIKDFLRPNLVVLTGCKTVLLEGVTFQNSPAWNLHPLLCEDLTLRNLQVKNPWYAQNGDGVDVESCKNVLIEGSTFDVGDDGICIKSGRDEAGRKRGVPTENVIIRDNVVYHAHGGFVIGSEMSGGAKNIWVYDCSFIGTDIGLRFKTTRGRGGIVENIYINNINMIDIPGEAILFDMYYAAVDPIVLAGEKREAIKTVVVPVTEATPQFRNFYIKDVVANGAEKAIFVRGLPEMSIKDIHLENITIQSKKGIEIIEASGVFLKNVNIITDDTNPVVHIQNGNNININGLQYKNGSDLLFDISGEKTKDLKISRTDVSKAKKTSAFSEGLSKTVLEISK, via the coding sequence ATGAATAAACTTTCAGTTAATTTACGTCGTATAAAAGCGGCTTTAACTTGCATAACTTTATCTTTAGCAAGTTTCGCACAAGCTCAAAATAAACCTTTACCCATTATAAAACAGGTTAAATTTAAAGCAGATACGACAAACATTACAAGTTTTGGTGCAAAGGGCGATGGCCTTTTTCTGAACACGCAAATCATTAATAAAGCAATTGCAAGTGTTAGTTTAAAAGGAGGTGGCGTTGTTTTAATTCCTTCTGGTTTATGGTTATCGGGGCCAATTGAGTTAAAAAGTAATGTTAATCTTCATTTAAAACGTGATGCAATTTTGCAGTTTACAGATGATTTTAATCAATATAAATTAATAGAAGGAAATTGGGAAGGGCAACCAACCTGGCGTAATCAAAGTCCAATTTCGGGTACAAATTTACAGAACATTGCCATTACCGGATCAGGAATTATTGATGGTAACGGTGGTGCCTGGAGAATGGTGAAAAAAGATAAATTAACCGAATCTCAATGGAAGACATTAGTTGCCACTGGTGGTATAGTTAGTGAAGATGGAAAAATGTGGTATCCATCAGCAAAAGTTTTAAAGGGCGCAAAAACTCGGGATATCGGCATTATTAAAAAAGGACAAACGGCTGCAGATTTTGATGATATTAAAGATTTTCTTCGTCCAAATTTAGTGGTTTTAACAGGTTGCAAAACCGTGCTTTTAGAAGGCGTAACTTTTCAAAATTCACCAGCATGGAATCTTCATCCTTTACTTTGCGAAGATTTAACGCTTAGAAACCTTCAGGTTAAAAACCCGTGGTATGCACAAAATGGTGATGGCGTTGATGTAGAATCATGTAAAAATGTATTGATAGAAGGCAGTACTTTTGATGTTGGTGATGATGGAATTTGCATCAAATCTGGCAGAGACGAAGCTGGCCGCAAACGCGGTGTGCCAACAGAAAATGTAATAATTAGAGATAATGTAGTTTATCACGCTCATGGCGGTTTTGTTATTGGGAGTGAAATGAGCGGCGGCGCCAAAAATATTTGGGTTTACGATTGTTCTTTTATCGGTACAGATATTGGCTTACGTTTTAAAACCACTCGCGGGCGTGGTGGAATTGTAGAGAATATTTACATCAATAATATTAATATGATTGATATTCCGGGGGAAGCTATTTTATTTGATATGTATTATGCGGCGGTAGATCCAATTGTTTTGGCTGGAGAAAAACGCGAAGCTATAAAAACAGTTGTTGTTCCCGTAACGGAAGCTACCCCACAATTTAGAAATTTTTACATTAAAGATGTGGTAGCAAACGGCGCAGAAAAAGCAATATTTGTTAGGGGTTTACCGGAAATGAGTATTAAAGATATTCATTTGGAAAATATAACCATTCAATCAAAAAAAGGTATTGAAATCATCGAAGCCTCAGGGGTTTTCTTAAAAAATGTAAATATAATTACTGATGATACCAACCCAGTTGTTCATATTCAAAATGGCAATAATATAAATATCAACGGCTTACAATATAAAAATGGGAGCGATTTATTATTCGATATTAGCGGAGAAAAAACTAAAGATTTAAAAATTAGTAGAACCGATGTTTCTAAGGCTAAAAAAACATCCGCATTTAGCGAAGGTTTGAGTAAAACAGTTTTAGAAATTTCTAAATAG
- a CDS encoding glycoside hydrolase family 88 protein has product MKKNILYTIAISLSLLSQSGFAQKKLSEQLTLTAMETLWQDSTALKDAKGPKWSYDMGVILEGTAAVWRNTGDGKYFKYIQSSMDAYVDKTGAIKTYKAEDYNIDNVKNGRALLLLYKVTGQAKYLTAATTLYDQLQMQPRTKEGGFWHKKIYPNQMWLDGLYMGEPFYAEYAKLMKKDAAFDDIAKQFILMEKRSLDPKTGLLYHGYDESRTEKWADKTTGKSANFWGRAMGWYIMALVDVLDNFPANHPQRAELIAILNRTAKSAVKYQDSKSGVWFDILDMPTRKGNYLEASASSMFVYGLAKGVRKGWLPQSFMAAANKGYAGLKKEFIVKAGEERINLNGTVSVSGLGGKPKYRDGSFDYYMSEKVITNDPKGMGAFICAAAEMEIAALPKPGKNMTVTVDNFFNNEYMAGPTGDKIPFHYVWDEDDNNGFSLFGKVFNDVGVKTATLKAAPTTANLKGTNIYIIVDPDTEKETANPNYMNAEHAKQISEWVKSGGVLVLLLNDVGNCEITKFNVLPESFGIHFIEDSRNKVIGSNFEQGAVKIPAGNSIFKTAKKVYIKEISTIVAKAPAVSALTDKGDVIISTAKYGKGTVFAVGDPWFYNEYIDGRKLPADLENFKATNDLVNWLVKQVPAKK; this is encoded by the coding sequence ATGAAAAAAAATATTCTTTATACAATAGCAATCAGTTTAAGCCTTTTATCGCAAAGCGGATTTGCTCAAAAGAAATTGTCTGAGCAATTAACGCTTACAGCTATGGAAACTTTATGGCAAGATTCTACTGCATTAAAAGATGCAAAAGGACCTAAGTGGAGCTATGATATGGGCGTTATTTTAGAAGGTACAGCAGCAGTTTGGCGCAATACCGGAGATGGAAAATATTTCAAATATATACAAAGCTCAATGGATGCTTATGTGGATAAAACCGGAGCTATTAAAACTTATAAAGCTGAAGATTACAATATTGACAATGTAAAAAACGGTCGTGCTTTATTGCTTTTATATAAAGTAACCGGACAAGCAAAATATTTAACCGCAGCTACTACATTATATGATCAATTGCAAATGCAGCCTCGTACAAAAGAGGGTGGTTTTTGGCATAAGAAAATTTATCCTAACCAAATGTGGTTGGATGGATTGTATATGGGTGAACCATTTTATGCAGAATATGCTAAATTAATGAAAAAAGATGCTGCCTTTGATGATATCGCAAAGCAGTTTATCTTGATGGAAAAAAGATCTCTTGATCCTAAAACAGGATTGCTTTATCACGGTTACGATGAAAGTAGAACTGAGAAATGGGCTGATAAAACTACGGGTAAATCTGCAAATTTTTGGGGCAGAGCAATGGGCTGGTACATCATGGCTTTAGTTGATGTTTTAGATAATTTTCCAGCTAATCATCCACAAAGAGCAGAATTAATTGCTATTCTGAACCGCACTGCTAAATCTGCTGTAAAGTATCAGGATTCTAAATCAGGTGTTTGGTTTGATATTCTGGACATGCCCACCAGAAAAGGTAACTATTTAGAAGCATCGGCATCGAGTATGTTTGTATATGGTTTGGCCAAAGGCGTTCGTAAAGGCTGGTTGCCGCAATCATTTATGGCTGCTGCTAATAAAGGATATGCAGGTTTAAAAAAGGAATTTATTGTAAAAGCTGGAGAGGAACGCATTAATTTAAATGGAACGGTTTCAGTTTCTGGTTTAGGTGGAAAGCCTAAATATCGTGATGGAAGTTTTGATTATTACATGAGTGAAAAAGTAATCACCAATGACCCAAAAGGTATGGGCGCATTTATTTGTGCCGCTGCTGAAATGGAGATTGCAGCTTTGCCGAAACCGGGAAAAAACATGACCGTTACCGTTGATAATTTCTTTAATAATGAATATATGGCTGGCCCAACGGGCGACAAAATTCCCTTTCATTATGTTTGGGATGAAGATGATAATAATGGCTTTTCTTTGTTTGGGAAGGTTTTTAATGATGTAGGTGTAAAAACCGCTACGCTTAAAGCTGCGCCAACAACTGCAAACTTAAAAGGAACTAACATTTATATTATTGTTGATCCGGATACGGAAAAAGAAACGGCAAATCCTAATTACATGAATGCCGAACATGCCAAGCAAATTAGCGAATGGGTTAAAAGCGGTGGTGTTTTAGTCTTGCTTTTAAACGATGTTGGCAATTGCGAAATCACTAAATTTAATGTGCTGCCAGAAAGTTTCGGAATTCATTTTATTGAGGATAGTCGGAACAAAGTAATCGGATCAAACTTTGAACAAGGAGCAGTGAAAATTCCTGCTGGCAATTCAATATTTAAAACAGCAAAGAAAGTCTACATTAAAGAAATCTCAACAATTGTGGCAAAAGCCCCAGCGGTTTCGGCTTTGACAGATAAAGGTGATGTTATTATTTCGACCGCAAAATATGGTAAAGGAACTGTGTTTGCCGTTGGCGATCCGTGGTTTTACAATGAATATATTGATGGAAGAAAATTGCCTGCGGATTTAGAAAATTTTAAAGCAACCAATGATTTAGTAAACTGGTTGGTTAAACAAGTTCCAGCAAAGAAATAG
- the pelA gene encoding pectate lyase produces the protein MKIKLWLTLACSTICISCYAQSLTDSTADKMLVYQLGNGGWPKQLEDKSVVNYDLPLSATLLEKIKSTKDLHATFDNKATSREVVYLVKAYKQTQNKTYLKAAEKGIDYILAAQYPNGGWPQYYPDKALYRSQITYNDDAMVNILNILQNIASKKNDFEVVNPDYVKKAETAVNKGIGCILKTQVKQQNVLSIWGAQYDKDSLLPAKARNFEPASLSTSESVGIVRFLMKVKNPSPEIKTSIAAAVKWFNDHKIVGYRFDRPNDPKTNLKTAALVADQSSMVWARFYDLEKNVPIFGDRDNSIKLKLEELIPERRNGYAWYGSWAQKLIETEYPKWVASNEKK, from the coding sequence ATGAAAATAAAACTATGGTTAACCCTTGCTTGCAGCACGATTTGTATCTCTTGCTATGCGCAAAGCCTAACTGATTCTACAGCTGATAAAATGCTGGTTTATCAATTGGGAAATGGCGGTTGGCCAAAACAACTGGAAGATAAAAGTGTGGTGAATTACGATTTACCTTTATCGGCTACGCTACTAGAAAAGATTAAATCGACTAAGGATTTACATGCAACTTTTGATAATAAAGCAACAAGTAGAGAAGTAGTTTATTTAGTTAAAGCGTATAAACAAACTCAAAATAAAACCTATTTAAAAGCTGCCGAGAAAGGTATTGATTATATTTTAGCGGCTCAATATCCTAATGGTGGCTGGCCTCAGTATTATCCTGATAAAGCGCTGTATCGTTCGCAGATTACTTATAACGATGATGCGATGGTTAACATTTTAAATATTCTTCAAAATATAGCGAGCAAAAAAAACGATTTTGAAGTGGTAAATCCTGATTATGTTAAAAAAGCCGAAACGGCAGTAAATAAGGGAATTGGATGTATTTTGAAAACGCAGGTAAAACAACAAAACGTATTAAGTATTTGGGGAGCACAATATGATAAGGATTCGTTGTTGCCTGCAAAGGCAAGAAATTTTGAACCTGCATCGTTAAGCACAAGCGAATCGGTTGGTATTGTTCGGTTTTTAATGAAAGTGAAAAATCCATCACCAGAAATAAAAACTTCGATAGCTGCTGCGGTAAAATGGTTTAATGATCATAAAATTGTCGGTTATCGTTTTGATAGACCAAACGATCCTAAAACGAACTTAAAAACAGCAGCTCTAGTTGCAGATCAATCTAGTATGGTTTGGGCTCGCTTTTATGATCTTGAGAAGAATGTTCCAATATTTGGAGATCGTGATAATTCTATCAAATTAAAACTAGAAGAGCTAATTCCTGAGCGAAGAAATGGATATGCTTGGTACGGGAGTTGGGCGCAAAAACTTATTGAAACAGAATATCCTAAGTGGGTAGCATCAAACGAAAAAAAATAA